A region of the Candidatus Cloacimonas sp. genome:
TGATAATAATTTCCGCGATACCCGTTTTTTGCGTGGTTTCCGGGAAATAATATTCATCCCGATAGATAAACATTACCAGGTCTGCATCTTGTTCAATGGCACCGGATTCTCTCAGGTCTGCCAGTTTGGGTTTTTTATCTTCTCTGTTCTCAGCAGCCCGATTTAGCTGAGAAAGAGCTATCACCGGAATTTTCATATCTTTGGCTAAGATTTTTAATGCTCTGGAGATTTCGGAAATTTCCTGTTGGCGGTTATCTTTTTCGCGGGTTAGCGTCATCAATTGTAAATAGTCAATCATAATTAGGTCTAATCCACCGATTTCAGCAGCCAGGCGTCTTGTTTTGGCTCTAATATCCAAAGGAGTGTTTGTTCCCGAGTCATCAATGTAAATGTGCTTGGAAGAAAGAACTTCCGATGCCTGCATAATCCGAATCAGCTTTTCTTCGTTCATTCCATAGCCCCGTAACATTCCATCCATTTTTACTTCGGAGGCGGAACTGAACATTCGCATAATTACTTCGTCTGCAGCCATTTCCATAGAAAAAACAGCAACTTTCTTATTCAGATTTACGGCAGCATTAGCAGCAATATTTAAAGCCAGAGAGGTCTTTCCCATTGCCGGACGGGCAGCTATGATGATAAATTGTCCTGGTCTGAAACCACCTGTAAAACGGTCTAAATCGGTAAAACCACTGCTCACGCCGGTAACAGGAACTTTAGTAGAGGCAATTTTATCTATATTATCCAGAACTTCCTGGCTGATTTGATCAAAACGCACAAAACCCTGATGACTGGGTAATTCAGCGATGGCGAAAATTGCCTGCTCTGCTTCATCTACAATTGATTTAACCGGTTTTGCCGCGGTGTAACAGTTTTCAATAATTCCATTGGCTGCTAAAATTAAATGTCGTAGTAACGCCTGATCTGTTACAATATTAAGATGGTAATCAAAATTAGCGGAAGAGACCACAAAATCGGCAATTTCGTTAATGTAAGGAATGCCCCCTACTTTTTCCAACAGGTTATTTCTTTCCAGGCGGTTAATTAAAGTTAATTGATCTATCTCAATCCCTTCAAAGAAGAGTTCTTGCATTGTGCGAAAGATTAGTTTATGCACATTGCGGTAAAAGTATTCTTCCTTTATTTTTTCTATGCCTTTGCTAACTACCTCACTATCTATAAGCATTGCGGAAAGCAAAGCTGCTTCGGCATTGATATCAGCAGGTAGAGCTCTTTCTGTTTTGGCTTTATTCAGTTTTTCCGCTTCGCTTTGTTTTGCCATTTCGTTAGCTCAAATACTTTTTTCGCATTGCGTCCGCAACGCAGGCAGGAACATAATCTTCCAAAGGTCCGTTTAAAGCAGCCAATTGGCGGATCATTGAAGAAGAAAGATACATATATTTTAAAGAAGGAACCAGGAAAATGGTCTCAATTTCAGGATTGAGTTTCTTGTTTGTAATCGCTAAGGAGAGTTCATATTCAAAATCCGAAACCGCTCTCATTCCTCTAATCATAATTCGGCAATTCTGGCTTTTGGCATATTCTACGAATAAACCTTGGAAAGTGCTTACTTTCACATTGGGGATATGTTCCGTCGCTTTTTGGCAAAGTTCATATCTTTCCTCTAAAGTGAACAGGGTTTCTTTTCCGGTATAA
Encoded here:
- the coaD gene encoding pantetheine-phosphate adenylyltransferase gives rise to the protein MSKAIYPGTFDPLTLGHLNILEKACQIFDEVILAVADYTGKETLFTLEERYELCQKATEHIPNVKVSTFQGLFVEYAKSQNCRIMIRGMRAVSDFEYELSLAITNKKLNPEIETIFLVPSLKYMYLSSSMIRQLAALNGPLEDYVPACVADAMRKKYLS
- the dnaB gene encoding replicative DNA helicase; the encoded protein is MAKQSEAEKLNKAKTERALPADINAEAALLSAMLIDSEVVSKGIEKIKEEYFYRNVHKLIFRTMQELFFEGIEIDQLTLINRLERNNLLEKVGGIPYINEIADFVVSSANFDYHLNIVTDQALLRHLILAANGIIENCYTAAKPVKSIVDEAEQAIFAIAELPSHQGFVRFDQISQEVLDNIDKIASTKVPVTGVSSGFTDLDRFTGGFRPGQFIIIAARPAMGKTSLALNIAANAAVNLNKKVAVFSMEMAADEVIMRMFSSASEVKMDGMLRGYGMNEEKLIRIMQASEVLSSKHIYIDDSGTNTPLDIRAKTRRLAAEIGGLDLIMIDYLQLMTLTREKDNRQQEISEISRALKILAKDMKIPVIALSQLNRAAENREDKKPKLADLRESGAIEQDADLVMFIYRDEYYFPETTQKTGIAEIIISKNRHGATGNLELGFEKEFTLFRPLETKYEQ